One Leopardus geoffroyi isolate Oge1 chromosome E1, O.geoffroyi_Oge1_pat1.0, whole genome shotgun sequence genomic window, ggcaggctccagacGCATGCTCCCTCCCTGAGAGACGTTGCCCTTGGCCGTGCAGCCCTTGGCCAGGCCAACCACTGGGCTCTATCCCTGGGTGCCTTTTCAGGCTGTCCTTTGCTCAAGGTGTCCTTAACAGAGCCTAAAGGGACATTCCGCTTCTCCCTATGCCCAAGAGCAGAGAAGGACACATTTCTCAGGCTCTTCCTGAAagattcaaggaaagaaaaaaacgttCTTGATCTGAGGTCCTGCAGAACCAACCCCCCAGAACTGGCTTGAGTGGCGTCTCCAAAATTCATGTCCGCGTGGACCTTGTGCATGTGACCTAATTCGGAAAtcgggtctttgcagatgtaattagttacgatgaggtcatactggatgaGTTTGGGCCCCCATccaatggctggtgtccttataagaacagagttggacacagacacacagagaagaaggccgcgtgaagacagaggcagggactGGAGTGACGCATCCACCGGCCAAGGATTGGCAAGGACCTGCCGGAGGCCACCGAAGCTGAGAAGCACAAGGAAGAATCccgccccaacccccccccccccggagactTCAGAGGGAGTGCAGTCCCatggacaccttgattttggacttgcgACCTCCAGAACCGCAAGGAAGTCTGGACGTGTTGTTTTAAACCTCCCAGTGCGTGGTCCTTTGATATGGCGACTCCAGGAAAGTTGGACAACCACCGAACGTCAAACAGAGGGCAGCTgaggaaaacaagaaggaaacAGAGCAGGCGCACAAAGCAAAAGCTGGAAGAGACCAAGGAGGAGACGGAAAGAAGCGCTCCCTCCGTGTCGTCCTCTCTGCGGGGACAGGAAACCACCACGGAACCGGTGGCCCTGTGAGCAGGAGTGTGTGGGGCTGGATGTTGGGTGAACGGGAGGTGTTCGAGACCTTGCTGGTCCCAGGGAGCCCCTGCTAGTAATAATAAAGCTTTGACTTGGTCCCGTATCAACCTTAGGACTCCCAGAGCAGGCTTTGTTGAGATCCCCCACGGAGAGATGAGGAACCCAGGCAAGGCCATTAGGTGCTGGCCCACGGCCGTTTTCCAGGAAGCAGTGAAGGGGCACACACCCAGCTTCCCTGCCCAACAGCCAGTGCTCTGCCCTCTACCAGTccgggagtggggggtggggcagctcCCATGCCAGTATCCAGTGCCTGAGTGGCGTCGGCAGGTGCTGGCCCTGGTCAGGGACCCCAGCTCTGTTCCTGGCGagctgtgtgatttgggacaAGTCACGGCACCCCCTATTTGGCCGTTCCCTCCACGGGAAAACGGGGGACAATAATAGGGCCTAAGCCATAAGAGTTCCTGGAGAATTAAATGTTCATATATTTCAAGTGCTGAGACCAGAGCTCGGCGCACTGGAAACTTGAAGGTGTTtgtgaaatgaataaaagacGCTGATGGGCGTACTCTTTGTCCAAGGAGAGCGCCGTGGGACCGCGAGCCTGTCTTATTCTTACTCCACAGGCCACGGGGAGGCCAAGGCCAACAACATTCTCATGCCGTCCTGGTCTGTTCCCCACAGAACCCTCCAGAGACTAGCCAGAAGGGCCCTTGAGACCGGGGAGCAGAGCTCCGCCCACGTCCTGGGCAGGCTGATTCAGTTGCTTGAATCCTGCCTTCTCGAAGGCTGAGGACACCTTTGGATCCTGGGCCAGGCCGGCGGCTCTCTCCTCCCAGAGGAGAGCTCAGACCCCCGCCAGCAATTCCGCCCGGAGTCCTGATCAGTCGCCTCCCGGTTAGCTGTCTCGGGGGGACCAGGACTGGGGTGACGACTCGCTGTCAGGCATCAGCCCGTGGAAAGAGAATGCACGGTGCACATCAGAGGGGTGGTACCACGTGCCGCATTTGCAGACGGAGGGAGCCGCGACCTTCCCCACCTGTCCCCTGGGGGGTCTGCAGCCTCTACTGGCCCTTTTCCTTGGCTCCTGTCCAGATGTCTCTCCTCCCGGCCACAGAGCCCAGCCGGGTGACCCCAGGGCTTGTGGACTCGGCCTGGGTTGAAGCCCCTCCCCTTCGGCGCTCGAGACTGACCAACTCAGTCCTCGGCCTGCCGTGGGCACAAGGTCTCTCGCTGCAGCTGGGCCCCTTGGCTGACCTTCTCAGCTCCTTCTCTTAGACGGGAGAGGTCTGGCAGCACGCCTGCGGGCGGGCCGGGCTTGTCTTCTGGGCTCCTCCCTCCACTCCAGGGCTCTGGCCATAGCCTGGTCAGGGTCCTTGCTGAGTTCCTGGCCAAACCCCGGAGTGATGGCCTGAGGAGTCCGGCGGGGAAGCCCCGGGGTGTAGGGAAACATGCCACAGCCACTgactgccccgccccccaccgggcAAGGCCCGTGGGTCTCCAAGTGTCTTCTGGGTAGCCTTCCGGCCAGACCCCCTTGCCCACTTTCTCCGGGAGCCAAGGAGCACGGGGAAGAATTGCCCCTTCCCAGCGCTGgtttcctctccctccagcctcctttTCACGGGATTCCGGAACAGAAAAAGTTACATAGAGGCCATCTCATCTCTTTCCCCAGCTTCCGGAAACCAGAGTTCAGGGCAATGTTGGGGTTCTGCGAGGCTTCGAGCAAAATCCCGCACGTTGGGTTGGCCAGACGTCTTGCTGGGATTTCCTTGGGAGTTCTGTGTGCATTGGGCACCCCCATCGAGGCTCCCTCCTGCTGGGAGATGGGGGATGTGCCTCATGCTCCTAGCAACCACCCAAGGTCTCGACAGATAGAGTGACGGCCTCAGGACCTTGTCCCAGGGCTGAGCTGGCCAGTGTGGACTCAGCTGCCATTTGAGTCCCCTGGGGAGCCTTCGCAGACTCTGCTAGATGGAGGTCCTGGACGGTGGGGGTTCTCACACGCAGATGCTAGCAGTCGTGGAAGGGGCACTGGACCTGAAGTCCAGTGATCGATGTCCTAAGGGAGGCTGCTTCTATCACCAGTTATCTGTGTGATCTGAGGCAGGTCTGAATCCCCTCTACACCTCAATTTGCTCATCTGGAAAATGCAATAGATGTCACTTTACCTGCCTCGCTTGCATCCGAGGCGCGGAGGGAATGTGGAAGGATATCACGTATTAGGACTCATTGAGAAGAGCAGAAATGCCACTTATGCAAACATGAGGTGCTGAAAATAAAAGATGCCTGTTTGCGTCCCAAAGTAAAAGTTGTGGGTGACTTACTATTGTAACGACTTCTGAAACCTCGTTATTTaaagacatttcttcttttggggcacctgggtggctcagtgggttgagcatccgactcttgatttcggctcaggtcatgatctcacggcttgtgagtctgaaccccttgcccggctctgtgctgacagctcggagcagaCCGGGCATAGGGCCGGATAACCCCAACACGACACGACACGGGCTCACAggtgagcggggggtggggggtggggggtggggggtggggggtggggagtgtgtggTAGGCAGATGAGGAGACCACCAAAAGGGAAGGAAGTGTCTGCCAGCGTGGGGTGCAGGGTGTGGGGGGCTTACCAGGCTAGGCCTTCCATTCCATTtacaagaaaatgacaaatgaacCAATGTGGATCCTACTGGGATGAACCATGGaccgtgcgtgcgtgcgtgcgcgtgcgtgcgtgcatgtgtgtgtgtgtgtgcgtgcgtaataaaagcagtatttttagAAGATGTATCTGGTGTGGATGTGCCCGATGGGGACATACCAAACCTCTTGAAGTTCCCAaaagttttttcccttttccGGGCCATTTCCCTGTTTCGGGTCATTAGAATGCCCCTCTGTCCCACGCCTGCCTGCCGGGGGAACACCTGCTGTTTTGCCTTAGCTCACGAGTGTCACCTCTTCTGGGAAACCACTGTAGGTCATTTCCTCCTAGGGCTGCCAGCTGTCTGCTGTATAGCACTTTATTTTTACCCCCATTCCTTTTTAGGATACTTCTTGGTTTTCACCTCTGGTTCCCCTTTCAGACTGTAAGCCTCTTGATGTCTGAATGCTTCTTAGCACTGATCTCCAGCAGCGGTCATGGTGCCCAGAAGAGGGTTCCTACCTGCACGGGATCACCTGGAGTGTTGTTAAGGCAAGGGTACCCTAACCTTCAGAAACACCGCAGCCCCCCATCACACAACTTCAGGGGACACCATCCACAAAGATCATATTGTGAGCAGCGCCCCTGCAGTTGTGAGGCACAGTGACCTCCTGGAGGACCGGCTTTTACATTTCATGCCTTTACCTTGCAACATCCGCACGTTGCAAATACCAGATAAGGTTTTCTATAGGAAAGGGAGATTGGagatttgggggggagggaggcgaaacagaggaaatacattttcttgTGTAATGTGCCTAACAAGCTAGTCTCCTGGTTGTTATCTTTTTCTCTAAGTCTAGCTTTTCAAGCCTTCTCCTAAGGCTGGGCCTGATTATTGCAATGAATGGCAGCAGTGACGGTTTCACGAGGATTACGTGAAGTTTTAGCATCCAGAACCCCAGCTTCAGAAGACGGCCTGTAGCCGCTGCTGATTGTCTGCCATGCAGCCTTCCAGGCCGCTGCTGTTGCTTAAGGCTGTGCTGTAATGCAGAACACTCAGGAGTGGGAAGTCCAGAGTTCTCCCCGCTTCTGGGAACagccccccatccccctccctgcaCCAGCTTCCACAGGCCGTCCTCATGACAGTGGGTCAGGCTCACCCAAGGATTTCACAAATGCCTGGCCTGTTCCCAGCACAGTACAGCTGGGAGGGCTcagccctgggtggggtgggggtgggggggaggaacaCCGTACTCTTTCCCTGTGGGGCCGGCCCCCTGTTCtcaggcccagggctgggagcTGGAGCCCAGGAGAGGGAAGGGCTGCACTTGCCTGCGCTTGCCGGGGTGCGGGCCGTGAACCCAGGCTTTCCCTCCCTGCCGATTTCCCAGATCGGCTTAGTCAAGGGTCAAGAAGGAAATTCCCTGTCCCCGGAAGAGAGGAGGATCCGGGCTTGTCTTCCCGGAAGGCAGCAACGAAAGTGGTCAGGGAGCCACCTGGGGAGATGCTGAGGATTCAGATTCCGGGGCTCCCCCCAGGCCTTCTGATTCAGAAGAGCTGGGGTTGGAATCTGGGAGCTAGCAATTTCGTCTGCTCCCTGGGGGGCTGGCCGCAGGCGCTTCCCCACTTTTGGGGGAGGTGTGTGTGAAGAGTGTTTGGCTGCAAGAGCCCGGGATTCTCAGCCGGAGGGCCTCTGGCTCTTGCGCTCTCTACCTGACCCCGTGACCCTGGAAGAGCTGCCCTTGTgtttcaggcctcagtttccccatctctgaaatgggCGTGTTCCGACCCGAGGGTAGGGTGATCAATTGGCCTGGTTTGCTGGACTTTCAGAGCTGAACTGGAACCGTGCTGGGCAAACCAGGACTACCTGGTCACCCTAccagagggagaaacaggatgGGGGATGTGCCACCTACTGGAAATGTGACTTGAAGATGCATCTTTGCGCTACTAGTAGCCGgctacatttatgtatatatttactagTTCGTTGTCTGTCACTCCCACTAAGTCTCTGGAGAGCAGGACAATCAGGGCCTTGTCCTGTTCTACGCTCAGTCCCCGGACACACAGGATGTGTTCAACAGATATTTGGggagtgaaagaatgaatgagtgaatgagggaccagggcagaggctggggggctCCAAGGACGGGATCCCTGGACAGAAAGAGTGTGCGttggggggcggagggagggcaCTCGCCAGCCGGAAGGGGAGATGCGGCTCCCCTGGGAGGAGAGAAGTTGGCcgaggtgaggtgggggggagcCAGTGCTTTCTGAGCAGCTCCCCTCGGAGGGGTCAGtgatccctcccccccccccaagtgacGAAGGACTCCTTGCCTCCCGCAGGAGCCCCGGGCGCGCCGGtccaccctctctcctccccctcccgccccccaccccagggaggtGCGCCTGGCAGCCTCCCCGTCGAATTTCCTGGCACTCGGCTGAGAATAAACAGCGCTGCGCGCCCGTAATCCCGTTGTCACGGCGACCGCGCTCCGCGGGGCGGGGGCGTGGCGGGGGCGTGGCCTGCCCACCGCGCGCGAGCTCGGctgggcgcggcggcggcggcggcgcgggcccGGGAGGTGCCACCCGCCGGGCTGAGCGCGGACATTCTTCGCATAGCTCCGCCAGGGCTCCCGCGGCGTCCGGGAAGTGACTCTTCCTGGCAGAGGCCGGCCTGGGAGCGACGCGCGCGCCCGCCCGCACGGGAGGGGGCGGCACGCGGCGCTGGAAGGTGCGCCCCGGGCCCGGCTCTTCCCAGCCTCGGCCTGGGTCTTCCCGATCCGCCCCTGGGCACGTCGACCCCCACCCCGCAGACTTCTGTCTCTGCTCAGACTCCCTCggtgactccccccccccccccgccccgtctctcTGCCTGGTACCCCGGCGGTGCCCCCTCCCAAGCCTCCTTCCTCGTTCCTTAGACTAGGACCCAACGTGCAGGCTTATGCTCCAGCTCCCCTGTCTGTggcctccctcgctccctccccccAGAGCAGGCCTTAGATTTCCCATTCCTGGCTCTGGCTCATCCGGAGGActgcccaaaaaaaaaaaaaaaaaaaaacagcaccacCGGAGAGAGGATAGGGCCTCTTGGGGGGTGGATTGTTACAACGCCCGAAGCAGCGTAATAGGGCACAGGGCCTGGAGGCAGCAACCTCTCCCCTTTCTGTTGGCCAGGGACCCCCAGCTTTGCTCGTCTTAACCTCACTGAGGCATGGGTGTCTGCTCAAGCTTCTTAGCAAATCTGGGAACCAGGCGGAGTCCTCCTCTGGCAGTCAggacagagccccccccccccactccttaagtcctgggtgtgtgtgtggggggggggtctgtcccCAAAAGGACTGTGAAGTACAGAAGGATTTATGCAACAGAGGGTAGGATGAGGAGGGAAAACAGGAAGGAGCACTGGGGAGCAGAATGATGGAAGGGAGAGATTCTCTCTGTTGCCACTCATTTTCTGTGTGAATTTAAGTAAATtgctttccaggggcgcctgggtggctcagtgggttaagcggcctacttgggctcaggtcatgatctcacggtccgtgagttccagccccgcgtcgggctctgtgctgacagctcagagcctggagcctgtttcggattctgtgtcttcctctctctctgttcttcccctgctcacgctctgtctctgtctctgtctctctcaaaaataaatacagattaaaacaaatgtttaagtaaattgctttccttctctgggactcagttcGCTTGTCTGCAAAAGGTTGGTCCAGTCTGTGGTCTGATAATGGGGAGACAGAAAAAAGTGGGGAAGGAacgatgtggggggagggggcatcaaaggaaaagggtggggggggggcgcttccTGCCTCTGAGTTCAACCTCCCAAGGAGGGCGGAGAGAGGAGCTTCCCCTTGGGCCAGAGAAGATCAAGCCCTTGGGTTAGTGCCCCCGTCAACACTGGACACCCTGGCAAAACAGCACCTGAACAGGGAAGAGCCTGCCAGGAGtttcccaggctcccctcctcctggGATGAGCCAGGCCTCACTGGGTCCCCTCGCCTGACCTCGTGCTCTGGGAAGGTGACCTTACCTGGGTCTGCATTCTCTGTTCTGGGAAATGGTGGTCTCTCTGGACTGGTTCCTACATGCTCTGTCCACTCAGGAGTCTCAAGCCTGGCCCTTTCTCGTCactttattacattattttcccccaaaagtctaggagatgggaaagaaaaatgactttgtttATTTACTCTCAGTTGCCTTTTGAACGCTGATTCCCGGAGCAGCTTATAAgagggcccggggagggggccaACCCTAATGCTGACACCCCAGAGCCAGGGTCCTCACGGCTTGGCTTTGCAGGGAGATGCACTGTGGGGCAGCCCTGGGCACACAGTGCTTCGGGAGGCGGAGAGAGTTCACGCTTCCAACCCTGTGTCTTTCCCACATTCCCAAGTGGTGTGTCCTTGGGCACGTTGCTTAACCTCCGTGAACCCGAGTGACTGCCCcactcagtcaacaaatattgacTGAGCCCTGTTCTGGGCCTCAGAAGTGACCAGCGCAAGCCCCCAGCTCCCATGGAACCCGCGGTTATGTCTGAGAATACAGGGGTGATAACACCTGCGCTGTGGGGCTGGGAAGGTTAACCCAGATAGCCTCTAAGTACCCGGAGGGTGGGAGTGActaaaaataggcaaatagaCGGGTACTGTCATTGGGAAGCACGTGTGGGTGCGCCCTCGCAGGCTCTGGGTCTCCCAGGAGTGGAGGGCCCACCCCTCCGCCCACCTCCCACGAACCTGGCTGTGCTGAGGTCGCGGGTCACCGCCAGGACCCCCGGTGACCCCAGGAGTCTGGGCTTTCTCGGAACACCTCCCAGCCAAGGAGCAGAGCGCCGCTTCTAATAGCCTGGAGCCTCTAAAAGCTTTGACCACAGCTCAGTTTACTCCCTGCAAACCCTTTGAAGTTCTTCCTTCGAACTTGCTTTGCATATTCTGGTCAGATCTGAATCAGACTAGCAGGAATTACCCCTCTCGGTACAGTCTAGGCGGCTGCCTTAGCTTGTCAGTGACGTGAAGATGATTCCAGAGCGAGCGAGGAGCGCCCAGGGAAGCAAGGGGGCAGAGCGCGCACCCCAGcggctctctctcctctgccctcccctcccctcccctcggaCGCCGCGTGGGTGTGGGTGAAACAGAAAGCAAGCCAGAGCAGGGGCGGGGAAAAGGCTCCAGTcggttttcattaaaaaatagtgctctttattataaattactgaaatgtttcttttttgaatataaatataaatatgtgcaaAGTTTGAGTTGGATTGGTATTTTGTTGAGTTCTTCAAGCATCTCCTAACAGCCTCGAAGgcctgggtgggggaagggagaggactgGAGGTGGAATCTTTATAAAAGACAGAGTGATTGAGGCAGAttgtaaacattattaaaaaacaaaaacaaaataacaggaaaaaaaaaaaaaacaaaacaccccaacaCACAGCTGCCCCATCCAGCCCCATACCTGACACAGaaaacttttgtgtttgtttagttTTCCCCAAAAAGAACAGTTCCAGATAATTCCATTGCTGCTACATTCCTGTTAAGTTTTCACTGATCAGTGCTATTGCAGAGAGGGAGCAGCTGGCAGCTGGGGTGGCAGGGGCCCCAGTCTCTCAATGACTTCCTGcctgtgccctccccccaccccacccccaggtgagGGCTGTGCAgggcctggtggggggtggggggtctgtgGGACCTGGTGGCTCAGCTCTGCCCaagcccaggcaccctgaggcacCTGTGACTGGCCAATACCAACTGGGCTCGCCTTCTTCCAGGACTCGGCTGGAAGGCGTCGATCTCCGCCCCCCTCCGTCTCCGCCtgccgctccccgcccccccccccccccccacgctgaGTGGCCAGCAGCTTGCCCTCCGAGGATCCCTTGGCCTCTGCCTGGATAGGCTGAGTGTGTGGCTTCCTGTGTGCCAGTCCCTATCCATGGGACAGGGAGCATTTAAGGCAAATCTCCTAGCCAGACAGGAGGCCCAAAGTAGAACCCCTCGTCTCGCTGTCGGAGATCTGGGGTCAAAGATGGCTATCTTTTCCACCCTCCTCCCAACCCCCGGGTACAGAACAACTGACCAGCccatgcctcccccacccctccgaAGGCCACTCCCCCCTTAAAACGAGGGAAGGGCCCAGGGCTCTCTGGCACCCAATGGACTCTGGGACCTGTGTTCCTGGTGGCTgtcccagagagggagacagaacagcCCCCTTCAGGTCACCCCTTGACCTTAACCCCcagagccggggcgggggggaggagcaTGCAGCCGCCCTCCTCACCTGGGGCGGACGGTGGGAGGAGCCATTTCCGAGGCCAGCCTGCAGCCCTGAGGCCCCTGGGGGcgccctctcctccaccctcttCCAGGCCGGAGACCTGTTCAGGTTTAAAGCTACGTTTTAAACCAAATCAAAGAGCAAACAAGTTCCGTTGGAAAGTTTGAAGACTCCCCGGCAGTTCTCACTAGTTCAACGCTCCTGCAGTGTCCCCTGTTTGGAAATGCAGGGGGAGTTGAGGAAgcggagaggaggagaagagaccACTGCTGTCGTCGTCGCTGTCCCTACCGGGCCAGCGGGCTCCTCCGGAGACGCTGGCGCTCAGGTGGCCGCCCCCCCTTCCCTCAGACACATTCCAGGTCCCCGCCGTCCCCATtctgcatggggggggggggggaggcggaaGGGAGGGGCCTGTCCACCTCCCCCTGGCTCCCCCCCAGAGCTGCAGGACTCTCACGGCTGGATTCTTGTGCTTGTGCCATGTGCCACGGGGGAGAGGGGACCCAGGCTCCTCGCCCCGACCCCTGCCCTTTGCGCTTTAAAGAGGGGCATCGTACTGGTCCAGGAATTCCCGAATGGGCCCAGGCAGCTGGGTGACTTTCTCATAGGAGTCCAGGTGGCCGTTGACGGTCTTCCGACAGAGATGTTGGAGAGTGGCCACGTTGGAGGAGAGGGGCCGGCTCAACACCAGAGGGATCTTCTCGCCCCCGGAGTAGATGTAATAGGCTCTCCTGGGGGGACTCCCCGCCAGCGGCTGGGCCGGCGGCTGCTCCGGCACCTCGGAGGAGGGTTCGGCGGGTGGAGGGGGCAAGGCGGGGGCGCCGGGGGGCGGCATGTAGTGGTGCACCAGCTTGAGCACGCAGTCAAAGCGGGGCACCGGCTGCGTGCTCCGGGGGTCGCTCTGCAGCGAAAAGCTGCCCCCCTCGCACTGGATGCGCAGGTTCTTGGTCCCCGACTGGGTCTTGACGCTGAGCGTGAAGAAGTGGCGCTGGTCCGAGCTGTCGCGGATGAGGAAGGTGCCGGCGGGCTCGGCGCTGAGCAGCAGGTTCGCCTCGCCGCCCGTCACGGCGCTCCAGTAGAAGCCGCTCTCCTGCAGCTTGCGCACTGCGTTCACCACCAGCTGGTACTCGCTCTTGGAACTGAAGGTCTTGAGGCGCAGGCTGGTGTCCAGGGGGCGGCTCATCCCGGCGGCGGGAAACTTGCTGTGGGTGACCATGGCGCACGGAGCCAGCGTGGATctgcgcggcggcggcggcggcggctgcagctGCTCGGCGGCCTCCGCACAGCGGCCGCTACCGCATCCCGGGGGGCTGCGGGGAGGAAGGGGCGCGCCGCGTGAGTGCCCGGAACCGTCCGGCGCGCCcggcccgccccggccccccagcctcctcccggCGGCCCGGgcacccgccccctgccccgAGGCCCCCGCCTgagcccttctcccaccccccccccaccctcccctccccgcgcccAGGCACCCCGCGGAGCccgcccagcccccgcccccgcccgcgggGTGGCCCCAGGCAGCCCCCTTCCCCGGCACGCGAC contains:
- the SOCS3 gene encoding suppressor of cytokine signaling 3, which produces MVTHSKFPAAGMSRPLDTSLRLKTFSSKSEYQLVVNAVRKLQESGFYWSAVTGGEANLLLSAEPAGTFLIRDSSDQRHFFTLSVKTQSGTKNLRIQCEGGSFSLQSDPRSTQPVPRFDCVLKLVHHYMPPPGAPALPPPPAEPSSEVPEQPPAQPLAGSPPRRAYYIYSGGEKIPLVLSRPLSSNVATLQHLCRKTVNGHLDSYEKVTQLPGPIREFLDQYDAPL